A region from the Natronomonas salsuginis genome encodes:
- the trpG gene encoding anthranilate synthase component II — protein sequence MTTVLFIDNFDSFTYNIVEYVSQHDGTTVEVLRNTVELEAVRAVDPDAIVISPGPGHPKNDRDVGVTMDVLRQVSPDVPTLGICLGLEAAVYEYGGTVDRAPEPIHGKAFPVDHDESGVFRGLEQGFQGGRYHSLVALDVPDCFEITATTDHDGTALVMGIRHREYPIECVQFHPESVLTAAGHDIIENFLRSV from the coding sequence ATGACGACGGTGCTGTTCATCGATAACTTCGATTCGTTCACGTACAACATCGTCGAGTACGTCAGCCAACACGATGGGACGACGGTCGAAGTGTTGCGGAACACCGTCGAACTCGAAGCGGTTCGAGCGGTCGATCCCGACGCGATCGTCATCTCGCCGGGACCGGGACACCCCAAGAACGACCGCGACGTGGGCGTGACCATGGACGTGCTCAGGCAGGTGAGCCCGGACGTCCCGACCCTTGGGATCTGTCTGGGGCTCGAGGCGGCCGTCTACGAGTACGGCGGCACGGTCGACCGCGCACCGGAGCCGATACACGGCAAGGCGTTCCCGGTCGATCACGACGAATCGGGGGTTTTCCGCGGCCTCGAACAGGGATTCCAGGGCGGTCGGTATCACTCTCTCGTCGCGCTCGACGTCCCCGATTGTTTCGAGATCACCGCCACGACGGATCACGACGGTACAGCGTTGGTAATGGGGATCCGCCACCGAGAGTACCCGATCGAGTGTGTGCAGTTCCACCCCGAATCGGTGCTGACGGCGGCCGGACACGACATCATCGAGAATTTCTTGCGGAGCGTGTAG
- the trpE gene encoding anthranilate synthase component I → MIAESEFVELAADGPAVIRTVAELGVEPEPLDAYAALTGRTTDATPADHTFLLESAGKVASSDPDGAFRAGDGADRHARYSFVGYDPAAVVTVDGDASATVDVLDDRYEGAFEPNGGDTVATLRETLPDASLRNFPETERQQLQGGLVGFLAYDAVYDLWLEEVGIEQPESRVPNAQFVLTTKTLVFDDAAETVSLVFTPLVRPDDDPREIYGGLEAEVDRVESLLLAREPLETGGFTPIDERAGPKAEYEASVRRAKEHVLDGDIYQGVISRTRELDGDIDPLGLYEALRSINPSPYMYVLDYDDLAVVGASPETLVSVRGREVMSNPIAGTCARGTSPVEDRRLAGEMLADDKERAEHTMLVDLARNDVRRVSEAGSVRVEEFMNVLKYSHVQHIESTVTGLLADDCDAFDATRASFPAGTLSGAPKIRAMEIIDDLERRPRGVYGGGVGYYSWSGDADFAIVIRTATVERGGGADGTDRVTVRAGAGIVADSDPEREYEETEKKMDGVVTALREIQTGAPEVSR, encoded by the coding sequence GTGATCGCCGAATCGGAGTTCGTCGAGTTGGCCGCCGACGGGCCAGCCGTGATCCGAACCGTCGCCGAGTTGGGCGTCGAGCCGGAGCCGCTAGATGCGTACGCGGCATTGACCGGCCGAACGACGGACGCGACACCTGCGGACCACACGTTCCTTCTCGAGAGCGCCGGCAAGGTCGCATCGAGCGATCCAGATGGCGCGTTTCGAGCCGGGGACGGGGCCGACCGCCACGCGCGGTACTCGTTCGTCGGCTACGATCCCGCCGCCGTCGTGACCGTCGACGGCGACGCGAGCGCGACGGTCGACGTCCTCGACGATCGGTACGAGGGCGCCTTCGAGCCGAACGGCGGCGACACGGTCGCGACGCTTCGGGAGACGCTTCCGGACGCGTCGCTCCGCAACTTTCCCGAGACGGAGCGCCAGCAGCTACAGGGCGGGCTCGTCGGGTTCTTGGCGTACGACGCGGTCTACGATCTCTGGCTCGAGGAGGTCGGGATCGAACAGCCCGAATCACGGGTGCCGAACGCTCAGTTCGTGTTGACGACCAAGACGCTGGTCTTCGACGACGCCGCGGAGACCGTGTCGCTCGTATTCACGCCGCTAGTTCGTCCCGACGATGACCCACGCGAGATCTACGGGGGACTCGAAGCCGAAGTCGACCGCGTCGAATCGCTGCTCTTGGCGCGGGAGCCGCTCGAGACGGGCGGCTTCACTCCGATCGACGAGCGGGCGGGACCGAAAGCCGAGTACGAGGCGTCAGTCCGGCGCGCGAAAGAGCACGTCCTCGACGGTGACATCTATCAGGGCGTAATCTCACGAACGAGAGAGCTCGACGGCGATATCGATCCCCTCGGCCTCTACGAGGCGCTGCGGTCGATCAACCCGTCGCCGTACATGTACGTCCTCGATTACGACGACCTCGCGGTGGTCGGGGCCTCGCCGGAGACGCTCGTCTCCGTCCGCGGGCGAGAAGTTATGAGCAACCCCATCGCCGGCACGTGCGCCCGAGGAACGAGCCCGGTCGAGGACCGACGGCTCGCGGGCGAGATGCTCGCCGACGACAAGGAACGGGCCGAACACACGATGTTGGTTGATCTCGCCCGCAACGACGTTCGTCGAGTCAGTGAGGCCGGGAGCGTCCGCGTCGAGGAGTTCATGAACGTCCTGAAATACAGCCACGTCCAGCACATCGAGTCAACGGTCACGGGACTGCTTGCCGACGACTGCGACGCCTTCGACGCGACGCGCGCATCGTTCCCCGCCGGGACGCTCTCTGGTGCGCCAAAGATCCGGGCGATGGAGATCATCGACGACCTCGAACGGCGACCGCGGGGCGTCTACGGGGGCGGCGTCGGGTACTACTCCTGGAGCGGCGACGCTGACTTCGCGATCGTGATCCGGACCGCCACGGTCGAGCGCGGCGGGGGCGCGGACGGAACCGATCGGGTGACGGTTCGAGCCGGGGCCGGGATCGTTGCCGATTCCGATCCCGAGCGCGAGTACGAGGAGACCGAGAAGAAGATGGACGGCGTCGTCACGGCCCTGCGGGAGATCCAAACCGGCGCGCCGGAGGTGTCGCGATGA
- a CDS encoding phosphoribosylanthranilate isomerase, protein MTRVKICGITTREDLDAVVDAGADAVGFTVDVPVETPRKIDADLAAELVDATPPFVTTVLVTMPTAIGRTIELVETVRPDVVQIHGDLTPDELADFAATVRADVIKAVSPDDAERYDTAADALLVDSLDASGAGGTGERHDWTRTRELVATLASPIVLAGGLTPENVADAVENVVPFGVDVASGVEAWPGRKDPSAVSSFVARAGDRP, encoded by the coding sequence ATGACCCGGGTGAAGATCTGCGGGATCACGACGCGGGAGGACCTCGACGCCGTCGTCGATGCGGGGGCCGACGCCGTCGGGTTCACCGTCGACGTTCCCGTGGAGACGCCGAGGAAGATCGACGCCGATCTGGCTGCCGAACTCGTCGACGCGACGCCGCCGTTCGTCACGACGGTCCTGGTGACGATGCCGACGGCGATCGGGCGAACGATCGAATTGGTCGAGACGGTCCGGCCGGACGTCGTGCAGATTCACGGCGATCTGACGCCGGACGAGCTGGCCGACTTCGCGGCGACGGTTCGAGCGGACGTAATAAAGGCCGTCTCGCCCGACGACGCCGAACGGTACGATACGGCCGCCGACGCGCTGCTCGTCGACTCGCTCGACGCGTCGGGGGCGGGCGGAACCGGCGAGCGTCACGACTGGACGCGGACCCGCGAACTCGTGGCGACTCTCGCTTCGCCGATCGTGCTGGCGGGGGGATTGACGCCCGAGAACGTCGCCGACGCGGTCGAGAATGTCGTCCCCTTCGGCGTCGACGTCGCGAGCGGGGTCGAGGCGTGGCCGGGGCGGAAGGACCCGAGCGCCGTTTCGTCCTTCGTCGCACGGGCGGGTGATCGACCGTGA
- the trpD gene encoding anthranilate phosphoribosyltransferase, with protein sequence MKTYIRRVTDGEDLTQTAAREAAAAVFENATEAQVGALLAGLRAKGETEAEIAGFAGGMRAAARTIDPDRAPLVDTCGTGGDGHDTINVSTTSAFVAAGAGVPIAKHGNYSVSSSSGSADVLEEVGVTIDAEPPAVERCIETTGMGFMLAPVFHPAMKAVIGPRKELGMRTIFNVLGPLTNPAGADAQVVGVYDPELVPVLADALSRMAVERAIVVHGSGLDEFGIHGESTVAEVDGDSVERYTVEPDDIGLERYDLSEVAGGSPSENADDMRGILDGSVDGAKRAIILANAGAAIYVSGSAESIEAGVDAAREAIDSGAARRQLESLREFAP encoded by the coding sequence ATGAAAACATACATTCGACGAGTGACCGACGGCGAGGATCTCACGCAAACGGCGGCGCGTGAAGCAGCAGCGGCCGTGTTCGAGAACGCAACCGAAGCGCAGGTCGGCGCGCTCCTCGCCGGCCTCCGGGCGAAGGGCGAAACGGAGGCCGAGATCGCCGGGTTCGCCGGGGGAATGCGTGCCGCCGCGCGAACGATCGATCCGGATCGAGCGCCGCTAGTCGACACCTGCGGGACGGGCGGGGATGGCCACGACACCATCAACGTCTCGACGACGAGCGCGTTCGTCGCCGCCGGAGCCGGCGTGCCGATCGCGAAACACGGGAACTACTCGGTCTCGTCGTCCTCTGGGAGCGCCGACGTGCTCGAAGAGGTCGGTGTCACCATCGACGCCGAGCCGCCGGCCGTTGAGCGTTGCATCGAGACGACAGGGATGGGGTTCATGCTCGCCCCCGTGTTCCATCCGGCGATGAAAGCGGTGATAGGACCGCGGAAAGAGCTCGGCATGCGGACGATCTTCAACGTCCTCGGCCCGCTGACGAATCCGGCGGGGGCTGACGCACAGGTCGTCGGCGTCTACGATCCCGAGCTGGTCCCGGTGTTGGCCGACGCGCTCTCTCGGATGGCCGTCGAACGAGCGATCGTCGTCCACGGCTCCGGGCTCGACGAGTTCGGCATCCACGGCGAATCGACGGTCGCCGAAGTCGACGGCGATTCCGTCGAGCGATACACGGTCGAACCGGACGACATCGGCCTCGAGCGATACGATCTCTCGGAGGTCGCCGGTGGGTCGCCCTCAGAGAACGCCGACGACATGCGCGGGATCCTGGACGGATCGGTCGACGGCGCAAAGCGGGCGATCATCCTCGCGAACGCGGGCGCGGCGATCTACGTCTCCGGATCCGCCGAGAGCATCGAAGCCGGCGTCGACGCGGCGCGGGAGGCGATCGACTCCGGAGCGGCGAGACGGCAGTTGGAATCGCTCCGCGAGTTCGCGCCATGA
- a CDS encoding DUF7113 family protein, whose translation MLRIRGSAGGTALTGTLYAPGEEPPTFRGAPDDDAPYVWICDSFYEVESGGQIQRIGGEEIRVAFESPMPRGFADRDRAIEAAREHIRTQFARLGVPESDVEIELLDAVDDPLL comes from the coding sequence ATGCTTCGGATTCGCGGGTCGGCAGGCGGGACGGCGTTGACCGGTACGCTGTATGCACCCGGCGAGGAGCCGCCGACGTTCCGCGGCGCGCCCGATGACGACGCTCCGTACGTCTGGATCTGCGATTCGTTCTACGAGGTCGAAAGCGGCGGCCAGATCCAACGGATCGGCGGCGAGGAGATACGGGTCGCCTTCGAATCGCCCATGCCGCGCGGGTTTGCCGATCGCGACCGGGCGATCGAGGCCGCTCGCGAGCACATCAGGACGCAGTTTGCCCGCCTCGGCGTTCCCGAATCGGACGTCGAGATCGAACTGCTTGACGCGGTCGACGATCCGCTTCTGTGA
- a CDS encoding DNA double-strand break repair nuclease NurA: MTLDPVHFDGIARLAGRINQHVDTTDHGAFAETVFSNFLDPLRYDGRTILEPIDEVRRRQIDIEDAALQEAPFSTQHGLDSGTINPTTFTNGLVLDVAQAAMAAVPSDLELHRSRSVVTTAHSNDPTVDCDEDEWTGFDSGYSRGRVLQAPRVNRYEEAVVHALSLYLAEVSHATLQAEVVDDLLILDGPIYPKGLLAWADRHPELADLLVEEERPRDVIARYIELVERFAARNVPLCGFIKNGGSKAITRAVRSKARAPWADDAALFKRVLRRTDDDGETLTDQLTFTNWFVSRCGVDEPLSAHGDALGLERSRTLEDYEVTFFCVYEPRNELLFRVESPAVFTRDPETREALTMQILRDVAHEIGPPLAVAKADELARINREEKAALTRAIEQRFDAERDRTYDDERWGLVV, from the coding sequence ATGACCCTCGACCCGGTCCACTTCGACGGCATCGCGCGACTCGCGGGCCGGATCAACCAGCACGTCGATACGACGGACCACGGCGCGTTCGCCGAGACGGTCTTTTCGAACTTCCTCGATCCGTTGCGGTACGACGGGCGGACGATCCTCGAACCGATCGATGAGGTTCGACGGCGGCAGATCGACATCGAAGATGCCGCCCTACAGGAAGCGCCTTTTTCGACCCAACACGGCCTCGATTCGGGGACGATCAACCCAACGACGTTCACCAACGGCCTCGTCCTCGACGTGGCGCAGGCGGCGATGGCCGCGGTGCCGTCGGATCTCGAACTGCACCGCTCTCGCTCCGTGGTCACAACGGCGCACTCGAACGACCCGACGGTCGATTGCGACGAGGACGAGTGGACGGGGTTCGACAGCGGCTACTCCCGCGGGCGCGTCCTCCAAGCCCCCCGCGTCAACCGTTACGAGGAGGCCGTTGTCCATGCCCTCTCGCTGTATCTCGCGGAGGTATCCCACGCCACGCTACAGGCGGAAGTCGTCGACGATCTGTTGATCCTCGACGGGCCAATCTATCCGAAGGGACTGCTGGCGTGGGCGGACCGTCATCCGGAACTCGCAGACCTCCTCGTCGAGGAGGAGCGTCCGCGGGACGTGATCGCGCGCTACATCGAACTGGTCGAACGGTTCGCGGCGCGCAACGTTCCGCTCTGTGGATTCATCAAAAACGGCGGCTCGAAAGCAATCACGCGCGCCGTCCGCAGCAAAGCGCGCGCGCCATGGGCCGACGATGCGGCCCTGTTTAAGCGCGTCCTCCGACGCACCGACGACGACGGCGAGACGCTGACCGATCAGCTGACGTTCACCAACTGGTTCGTCTCCCGGTGCGGCGTCGACGAACCGCTATCGGCTCACGGCGACGCGCTCGGATTGGAGCGTTCGCGTACGCTCGAGGACTACGAAGTGACGTTCTTCTGCGTGTACGAGCCGCGAAACGAACTCCTGTTCCGCGTCGAATCCCCGGCGGTGTTCACGCGCGATCCCGAGACACGTGAGGCGCTGACGATGCAGATCCTGCGCGACGTCGCCCACGAAATCGGACCGCCGCTCGCGGTGGCGAAGGCCGACGAGCTGGCGCGCATCAACCGCGAGGAGAAGGCCGCCCTGACGCGGGCGATAGAGCAGCGTTTCGACGCGGAGCGCGATCGAACGTACGACGACGAGCGGTGGGGACTCGTCGTCTGA
- the icd gene encoding isocitrate dehydrogenase (NADP(+)): MGYDKVEVPDQGSTTEVTEDDELVVPDDPIIPIIHGDGIGTDVGPAAQTVLDAAAEATGREINWMRVYAGESARERYDENLPDETVDAIKEFKIAIKGPLTTPVGAGFRSLNVALRKKLDLYTNIRPTYHLDGVPSPVKRPEQMDMVSFRENTEDVYAGIEWEAGTDEVEKVKTFVEEEMGFDSTIHDGPVGIGIKPITEFGTKRLVRRAIDYALENDRDSVTLVHKGNIMKFTEGAFRDWGYEVAEEEYGDEVITEDTLWEERDGEPPEGAVVVNDRIADNMLQQILTRTDQYDVMALPNLNGDYLSDACGAQIGGLGIAPGANVGDGRVLAEPVHGSAPKYAGQDKVNPSAMILSGRIMLEFMGWDDAADLVRDAVEQTISSGKVTYDIERQIEGGEKLATSEYAEAVVENIHELA, from the coding sequence ATGGGATACGACAAAGTCGAGGTACCCGATCAGGGGTCGACGACCGAAGTCACGGAGGACGACGAACTCGTTGTACCGGACGATCCGATCATTCCGATCATCCACGGTGACGGCATCGGCACTGACGTGGGCCCCGCCGCACAGACTGTGCTCGACGCGGCCGCCGAGGCTACGGGACGGGAGATCAACTGGATGCGCGTCTACGCCGGCGAGTCAGCCCGCGAGCGCTACGATGAGAACCTTCCCGACGAGACCGTTGACGCGATCAAAGAGTTCAAGATCGCGATCAAGGGGCCGCTGACGACGCCAGTCGGCGCGGGCTTCCGTAGCCTCAACGTCGCCCTTCGAAAGAAGCTCGATCTGTACACCAACATCCGTCCGACCTATCACCTCGACGGCGTCCCCTCGCCGGTCAAACGCCCCGAGCAGATGGACATGGTCTCCTTCCGGGAGAACACCGAGGACGTCTACGCCGGCATCGAGTGGGAAGCTGGGACGGACGAGGTCGAGAAGGTCAAGACGTTCGTCGAAGAGGAGATGGGCTTCGACTCGACTATCCATGACGGCCCGGTCGGCATCGGTATCAAACCGATCACCGAGTTCGGCACCAAACGGCTCGTCCGCCGAGCGATCGACTACGCCCTCGAGAACGACCGCGACTCGGTCACGCTCGTCCACAAGGGCAACATCATGAAGTTCACCGAAGGCGCCTTCCGCGACTGGGGTTACGAGGTCGCAGAGGAGGAGTACGGCGACGAGGTCATCACTGAGGACACGCTCTGGGAGGAGCGAGACGGTGAACCGCCGGAAGGCGCAGTCGTGGTCAACGACCGCATTGCCGACAATATGCTCCAGCAGATTCTCACCCGAACTGACCAGTATGACGTGATGGCGCTGCCGAACCTCAACGGCGACTACCTCTCGGACGCCTGTGGCGCGCAGATTGGCGGTCTCGGCATCGCCCCCGGCGCGAACGTTGGCGACGGCCGCGTGCTAGCCGAGCCGGTCCACGGCTCCGCGCCGAAGTACGCCGGTCAGGACAAGGTCAACCCGAGCGCGATGATCCTCTCGGGCCGTATCATGCTCGAGTTCATGGGCTGGGACGACGCCGCGGATCTGGTTCGCGACGCCGTCGAGCAGACGATCTCCAGCGGGAAAGTCACCTACGACATCGAACGACAGATCGAAGGCGGCGAAAAGCTCGCGACCAGCGAGTACGCCGAAGCCGTCGTCGAGAACATCCACGAACTGGCCTGA
- a CDS encoding cupin domain-containing protein, producing MDRVRSSDVDAAEPVEDVSLELLSSGERTSMQHFEIEPGATVPEHSHHHEQTGFVYEGELTFVSEGEEVVIEAGDSFCIPSDESHSAKNTGDVPVRGIDVFSPPRTDPNWAE from the coding sequence ATGGACCGAGTCAGATCGTCCGATGTCGACGCAGCGGAACCGGTCGAAGACGTGTCTCTCGAACTGCTGTCCTCCGGTGAAAGGACGAGCATGCAACACTTCGAGATCGAACCCGGAGCAACGGTCCCCGAACACAGTCATCACCACGAACAGACCGGTTTCGTCTACGAGGGCGAGTTGACGTTCGTTTCCGAGGGCGAAGAGGTCGTTATTGAAGCCGGAGACTCATTTTGCATCCCCAGTGACGAGTCACATTCGGCAAAGAATACGGGTGACGTTCCGGTTCGGGGCATCGACGTGTTCTCACCGCCTCGAACCGATCCCAACTGGGCCGAGTAA